In a single window of the Cucurbita pepo subsp. pepo cultivar mu-cu-16 chromosome LG18, ASM280686v2, whole genome shotgun sequence genome:
- the LOC111780617 gene encoding E3 ubiquitin-protein ligase PUB24-like has protein sequence MDELAVPPYFICPISLQIMKDPVTATTGITYDRESIENWFMTSKDAIFCPLTKQPLTKASDLTPNHTLHRLIKCWLVENATPGSGFDGILSPRPLLDKTHLRKLLRDLAASDDGLRHDAVRKLYALAIEGDTACRGRMVEVGVAKGMVLFVMRCFKEGKVGGLEEGLKILSVLESYSICETRVLDVIDSLNWVLGLEMENHIIIKSYAIEVLKKAIDVAPSTVISGYEPLCRGFESLQFFKNVTNFLRQKISNSALKTTLTILTKLCHWGRNRIKLVEVGAIFDLIALELEKPEKNITELIFNLLAHLCTTADGRAELVRHAGGIAVVSKRILRVSIATTDRAIQILSLISKHSARKDVLVEMLRVGAVSKLCMVMQSDCEGYLKEKAREILRMHSNVWSNSPCIGVYLMTRDPR, from the coding sequence atgGATGAACTTGCAGTTCCTCCATATTTTATTTGCCCAATTTCCTTACAGATCATGAAAGATCCTGTTACTGCCACCACTGGTATTACTTATGATCGTGAGAGTATTGAGAATTGGTTTATGACGTCTAAAGATGCAATCTTTTGCCCTCTAACCAAGCAGCCATTGACGAAAGCTTCCGACTTGACGCCAAACCACACGCTCCACCGCTTGATCAAGTGTTGGCTAGTTGAGAACGCTACCCCGGGTAGCGGGTTCGATGGAATTCTAAGTCCTAGACCACTTTTAGACAAAACCCATCTCCGAAAACTCTTGCGGGATCTCGCCGCCTCCGATGATGGGCTTCGTCACGACGCCGTGAGGAAGCTTTATGCTTTGGCTATTGAGGGCGACACGGCGTGTCGAGGTCGTATGGTGGAAGTCGGTGTCGCAAAAGGGATGGTTTTGTTTGTTATGAGATGTTTTAAGGAAGGGAAAGTTGGTGGGCTTGAGGAAGGTTTGAAGATTCTTAGTGTTCTTGAGAGTTATTCAATTTGTGAAACTAGGGTTCTTGATGTTATTGATTCTTTGAATTGGGTTTTGGGATTGGAGATGGAAAATCACATAATTATCAAAAGCTATGCCATTGAAGTATTGAAGAAAGCAATTGATGTAGCTCCCTCCACCGTTATCAGCGGCTACGAACCACTGTGTCGGGGATTCGAATCTCTCCAGTTCTTCAAAAACGTCACGAATTTCTTGAGACAAAAGATCTCAAATTCAGCTCTCAAAACAACACTCACAATTCTAACAAAGTTATGTCATTGGGGAAGAAATCGAATCAAGCTCGTTGAAGTTGGGGCGATTTTCGATTTGATCGCACTCGAGCTCGAGAAGCCAGAAAAGAATATAACCGAGCTCATCTTCAACCTCTTGGCTCATCTATGCACCACGGCGGACGGGAGAGCAGAGCTCGTCCGTCATGCCGGAGGCATCGCGGTGGTTTCGAAGAGAATACTTAGGGTATCTATTGCAACGACCGACCGTGCAATCCAAATTCTGTCGTTGATATCGAAACACTCGGCGAGGAAGGATGTTCTTGTGGAGATGTTGAGGGTTGGGGCAGTGTCAAAGCTTTGCATGGTGATGCAATCTGATTGTGAGGGATACTTGAAGGAGAAGGCTAGAGAGATATTGAGGATGCATTCAAATGTGTGGAGTAATTCTCCATGTATTGGGGTTTATTTGATGACTAGAGACCCTAGATGA
- the LOC111780661 gene encoding E3 ubiquitin-protein ligase PUB22-like — MAEIEVPSDFLCPISLQIMSDPVTISTGITYNRESIEKWLLFCKNCLVTKQPLIGTDLTPNHTLRRVIQGWCCVNAEHGAERVRSPKGEGDGGHVVKVILKEAMRGRSSRLECLNKLEAFLAETERNKIYLQDARSMEFLASMLNNPEDENEEVIVEKAIEIISNINSPTTLLEHLLIQNANLIDAVISIVAVTKTSRSRAAAIAFLSSLYSISDQTHKTFTKDNLFIQLSRALNDQIAIKPTLKILLHLAPFGRNRIKAVKHGVVFDLVELLLNSTVGRECELAIMAMDQLCECAEGRAELLRHGGGMAVVARKILRVSNFSNEKAVRILYHVCKNNVGNFGVAEEMVEVGAVGKLCLMLQIGGSLKTNERIKEILHFLRCIFKGTKCVLVLPSGFDRF, encoded by the exons ATGGCCGAAATCGAGGTTCCTTCCGACTTTCTGTGCCCGATTTCTCTACAAATCATGAGCGACCCAGTGACGATATCGACCGGGATCACATACAATAGAGAGAGCATAGAGAAATGGCTCTTGTTTTGCAAGAACTGCCTGGTGACAAAGCAGCCACTGATCGGTACAGATTTGACGCCGAACCATACGCTGCGTCGGGTGATTCAAGGGTGGTGCTGCGTCAACGCCGAGCACGGGGCGGAGCGGGTCCGAAGCCCTAAGGGTGAGGGTGATGGAGGGCATGTTGTTAAGGTGATCCTTAAGGAGGCAATGAGAGGTAGAAGCTCAAGGCTCGAGTGCCTCAACAAATTGGAAGCTTTCTTGGCTGAGACTGAGAGGAACAAAATCTACTTGCAG GATGCTCGATCTATGGAGTTCTTAGCTTCAATGTTGAACAATCCCGAGGACGAGAATGAGGAAGTCATTGTAGAAAAAGCTATAGAAATCATTTCGAACATCAATTCACCCACTACTCTCCTCGAACATCTCTTAATCCAAAATGCTAACCTCATCGATGCTGTAATCTCCATCGTTGCCGTAACCAAAACCTCGAGATCTCGAGCGGCCGCCATAGCCTTCCTAAGCTCCCTCTACTCCATTTCCGACCAAACCCACAAAACGTTCACAAAAGACAACCTCTTCATCCAACTCTCAAGAGCCTTAAACGACCAAATTGCCATAAAACCCACCCTCAAAATCCTCCTCCACTTGGCCCCATTTGGTCGGAACCGTATCAAAGCCGTGAAACACGGTGTCGTTTTCGACCTCGTCGAGCTGCTTTTGAACTCCACCGTCGGAAGAGAATGCGAGTTGGCAATTATGGCCATGGACCAGCTTTGTGAATGTGCCGAAGGTCGGGCTGAGCTGCTCCGACACGGAGGCGGGATGGCGGTCGTGGCGAGGAAGATTCTTCGAGTGTCGAATTTTAGCAACGAGAAGGCGGTTAGGATTTTGTACCATGTTTGTAAGAACAACGTTGGGAATTTCGGAGTTGCTGAGGAGATGGTGGAGGTTGGGGCTGTTGGGAAGCTTTGTTTGATGCTTCAAATTGGTGGAAGTTTGAAAACTAATGAAAGAATCAAggaaattcttcattttcttcgatGTATTTTCAAGGGTACGAAgtgtgttcttgttcttccgtCCGGGTTTGATCGATTTTAG
- the LOC111780733 gene encoding dnaJ homolog subfamily C member 8-like, translating into MGEANKSTSTAEEDLLLKTFFAEVSEVERDNEVIRILSCFKLNPFEYLKLPFDATPEEVKRQYRKLSLLVHPDKCKHPQSKEAFAALAKAQQLLLDEQERGYILSQVNAAKEELLAKRKKHLKKDTASKIKSLVEEGKYEQQYERTEEFKQELKLKVREILTDQEWRRRKMQMRISEEEGRLKKDEEETKEMWKKKREHEEQWEGTREQRVSSWRDFMKGGKKAKKGETRPPKLKTEDPNKSYVQRPVKRG; encoded by the exons ATGGGTGAGGCCAATAAATCCACCTCCACCGCCGAGGAGGACTTGTTGCTCAAGACCTTCTTCGCCGAAGTTAGCGAAGTTGAAAGAGATAACGAAGTTATCAG GATCTTGTCCTGCTTCAAATTGAATCCCTTCGAGTATCTGAAGTTACCATTTGATGCAACTCCAGAAGAGGTGAAAAGACAATATCGTAAG TTATCATTGCTGGTTCACCCTGATAAATGTAAGCATCCACAGTCGAAAGAAGCATTTGCAG CATTGGCAAAAGCACAGCAGCTATTACTTGATGAGCAGGAAAGGGGTTATATTCTTAGCCAAGTCAATGCAGCAAAAG AAGAACTTCTAGCAAAGAGGAAGAAACATTTGAAGAAAGATACAGCTtcgaaaataaaatcattggttgaagag GGAAAATACGAGCAGCAGTATGAGCGTACAGAAGAATTCAAGCAAgagttaaaattgaaagttcgaGAAATATTAACAGATCAAGAatggaggagaagaaagatgCAGATGAGG aTTTctgaggaagaaggaagattgaaaaaagatgaagaagaaacaaaagaaatgtgGAAGAAAAAGCGTGAGCATGAAGAGCAGTGGGAAGGAACAAGAGAACAAAGG GTTTCAAGCTGGAGAGATTTTATGAAGGGTGGAAAGAAG GCTAAGAAAGGAGAAACTCGACCACCAAAGCTGAAGACTGAGGACCCCAACAAATCATACGTGCAGCGGCCAGTAAAGCGAGGTTAA
- the LOC111779740 gene encoding serine/threonine-protein phosphatase BSL3-like: MGMEVDSSMLSEVDHDLAQDQNTASPPAEMEGDQDGEQTSEGNGSSIQSPAASQQQQSSTPQVQQIPVLGPRHAPTYSVVNALMDKKEDGPGPRCGHTLTAVCAVGEDGTPGYIGPRLILFGGATALEGNSAASGTPTSAGSAGIRLAGATADVHCYDVLTNKWSRVTPLGEPPTPRAAHVATAVGTMVVIQGGIGPAGLSSEDLHVLDLTQHRPRWHRVAVHGRGPGARYGHVMALVGQRYLMVVGGNDGKRPLTDVWALDTAAKPYEWRKLEPEGEGPPPCMYATASARSDGLLLLCGGRDANSVPLASAYGLAKHRDGRWEWAIAPGVSPSARYQHAAIFVNARLHVSGGALGGGRMVEDSSSIAVLDTAAGIWCDTKSVVTSPRTGRYSADAAGGDAAVELTRRCRHAAAAVGDLIFIYGGLRGGVLLDDLLVAEDLAAAETTSAASHAAASAATSGIQSGRLSGKYAFNDERSRQAIHVVAPDGAVVLGNPVAPSISGDMYTDISTENAMLQGPRRLNKGVEYLVEASAAEAEAISATLAAAKARRVQDNGEVELPDRDRGAEATPSGTQISSLIKPDSDALTNIAPSGVRLHHRAVVVAAETSGALGGLVRQLSIDQFENEGRRVSYGTPESATAARKLLDRQMSINSVPKTVIAHLLKPRGWKPPVRRQFFLDSNEIADLCESAEKIFSSEPSVLELKAPIKIFGDLHGQFGDLMRLFDEYGAPSTAGDISYIDYLFLGDYVDRGQHSLETITLLLALKVEYPNNVHLIRGNHEAADINALFGFRIECIERMGERDGIWTWHRINRLFNWLPLAALIEKKIICMHGGIGRSINHLEQIESLQRPITMEAGSIVLMDLLWSDPTENDSVEGLRPNARGPGLVTFGPDRVMEFCNNNDLQLIVRAHECVMDGFERFAQGHLITLFSATNYCGTANNAGAILVLGRDLVVVPKLIHPIPPAITSPKMSLERHTEDTWMQELNANRPPTPTRGRPQVASDRGSLAWM; this comes from the exons ATGGGGATGGAAGTCGATTCGTCTATGTTGTCCGAGGTCGATCACGATCTGGCGCAGGACCAGAACACAGCGTCGCCGCCTGCGGAAATGGAGGGAGACCAGGATGGGGAGCAAACTTCTGAGGGAAATGGATCTTCAATACAGTCGCCGGCCGCATCCCAACAGCAGCAGTCGTCTACGCCGCAGGTTCAGCAAATCCCAGTTTTGGGGCCGAGACATGCGCCAACGTACTCGGTGGTGAATGCGTTAATGGATAAGAAGGAAGATGGCCCTGGGCCGCGCTGCGGCCACACATTGACTGCGGTGTGTGCTGTTGGTGAGGATGGGACTCCGGGATACATAGGGCCGAGGCTTATCTTGTTTGGCGGTGCCACTGCTCTCGAGGGCAACTCTGCAGCCTCAGGGACTCCTACATCCGCCGGAAGTGCTGGCATCC GATTAGCTGGTGCCACTGCTGATGTGCATTGTTATGAtgttttaacaaataaatggTCCAG ggtaACTCCACTTGGAGAACCACCCACCCCAAGGGCTGCTCATGTAGCTACTGCTGTGGGAACAATGGTAGTTATTCAG GGTGGAATTGGTCCCGCTGGTTTATCTTCTGAGGATCTTCATGTCCTTGACCTCACGCAGCATCGTCCAAGATGGCACAG GGTTGCTGTGCATGGTCGTGGCCCGGGGGCACGTTATGGACATGTAATGGCTTTGGTTGGACAAAGATACCTCATGGTAGTTGGCGGCAATGATG GAAAACGGCCACTGACTGATGTATGGGCACTGGATACAGCTGCCAAGCCTTATGAATGGCGTAAGTTAGAACCTGAAGGCGAGGGTCCACCTCCTTGCAT GTATGCAACTGCAAGTGCTCGCTCTGATGGTCTTCTTCTGCTATGTGGAGGAAGGGATGCAAACAGTGTG CCATTGGCAAGTGCCTATGGGCTAGCTAAACACAGAGATGGTCGTTGGGAATGGGCAATTGCTCCTGGTGTCTCACCATCTGCAAGATATCAACATGCTGCT ATCTTTGTAAATGCACGACTCCATGTTTCTGGAGGAGCACTTGGTGGGGGCCGTATGGTGGAAGATTCATCAAGTATTGCAG TGTTGGATACCGCAGCAGGCATCTGGTGTGATACAAAATCAGTTGTAACCAGTCCTAGGACAGGAAGATACAGTGCAGATGCTGCCGGTGGGGATGCTGCAGTTGAGTTAACAAGGCGTTGTAGGCATGCAGCTGCTGCTGTGGGTGACTTGATCTTCATTTATGGTGGTTTGCGGGGTG GGGTGTTGCTTGATGACCTTCTTGTTGCTGAAGATCTAGCAGCTGCTGAAACTACAAGTGCAGCTTCACATGCTGCAGCTTCAGCTGCTACATCCGGCATTCAGTCTGGGCGGCTGTCAGGAAAATATGCATTTAACGATGAAAGGAGTAGACAGGCCATTCATGTTGTAGCTCCTGATGGTGCTGTAGTGCTGGGAAACCCTGTAGCTCCTTCTATAAGTGGTGACATGTATACTGATATAAGCACTGAAAATGCTATGCTTCAGGGCCCTCG GAGACTAAATAAAGGTGTTGAGTATTTGGTTGAAGCATCAGCTGCAGAAGCTGAGGCCATTAGTGCAACATTGGCTGCTGCCAAGGCCCGACGAGTACAAGACAATGGGGAAGTTGAACTGCCTGACAGAGATCGAGGAGCAGAGGCTACTCCTAGTGGGACACAAATATCTAGCTTGATAAAGCCCGATTCAGATGCATTGACTAACATTGCTCCATCTGGAGTTCGATTGCATCATAGAGCT GTGGTTGTAGCCGCTGAAACTAGTGGGGCTTTAGGCGGTCTGGTTAGGCAACTTTCAATTGATCAGTTTGAAAATGAAGGTCGTCGTGTGAGCTATGGTACCCCAGAGAGTGCAACTGCAGCAAGGAAGCTTCTGGATCGACAGATGTCCATTAACAGTGTTCCAAAAACG GTCATAGCCCATCTCTTAAAACCTCGTGGATGGAAGCCTCCTGTTCGgcgtcaattttttttagattctaATGAAATAGCTGACCTTTGTGAGAGTgctgaaaaaatattttcatctgAACCAAGTGTTCTAGAACTCAAAGCTCCGATCAAGATATTTGGTGATCTACACGGTCAGTTTGGGGATCTCATGCGCCTTTTTGATGAGTATGGTGCACCTTCTACAGCAGGGGACATTTC GTACATTGATTATCTATTTTTGGGAGATTATGTTGATCGAGGCCAACACAGCCTGGAAACCATCACTCTTCTGCTAGCTTTAAAG GTTGAGTATCCAAATAATGTGCATTTGATTCGTGGGAACCATGAAGCAGCAGATATTAATGCCCTTTTTGGCTTTCGGATTGAGTGCATTGAACGAATG GGTGAAAGAGATGGAATCTGGACATGGCATCGGATAAATCGTTTGTTTAACTGGCTCCCTTTGGCAGCtttgattgaaaaaaagattatttgcATGCATGGGGGTATTGGTCGGTCGATTAACCATCTGGAGCAGATTGAAAGTCTTCAGCGTCCTATTACTATGGAAGCAGGCTCAATAGTGCTAATGGATTTGCTGTG GTCTGACCCCACAGAAAACGACAGCGTTGAAGGGTTACGACCAAATGCTAGAGGCCCTGGTTTAGTTACTTTTGGG CCTGATCGTGTTATGGAATTTTGCAACAATAACGATCTTCAGTTGATAGTTCGTGCTCATGAATGTGTAATGGATGGCTTTGAACGTTTTGCTCAGGGGCATCTGATTACACTTTTCTCAGCTACCAATTATTGTG GAACTGCAAATAATGCTGGAGCGATCTTAGTTTTGGGTAGAGATCTTGTGGTGGTTCCAAAACTTATACATCCCATACCACCAGCAATAACATCACCCAAGATGTCTCTAGAACGCCATACGGAGGATACATGGATGCAG GAGCTGAATGCTAATCGGCCACCAACACCGACAAGAGGTCGCCCACAAGTTGCCAGTGATCGGGGTTCTCTTGCATGGATGTAG
- the LOC111779742 gene encoding uncharacterized protein LOC111779742 — translation MFSTPFVLSFSLILSLPILFLLAPRFIPSRPQSIPIQPPDEHDDLFLFSRASAGSNANNPSTFSHLSSTNPKLKIAFLFLTNSDLHFAPLWSRFFPNNSDLYNVYVHADPSVNISRPGGPFLGRFIVSKRTYRGSPTLISATRRLIATAMIDDPANAYFALLSQYCIPLHSFSYVYNSLFSSTTFDSTSTESELTRMGVRIRFKSFVEIVSKERHLWKRYNARGRFTMMPEVPFEKFRVGSQFFVLTRKHALVVVNDRTLWKKFRIPCRSSDDCYPEEHYFPTLLSMKDLSGCTQYTLTRVNWTGTANGHPYTYRSSEVSPKLIHQLRKSNYSESYLFARKFTPDCLRPLMGMAKSVIFRD, via the coding sequence ATGTTCTCAACCCCATTCgttctctctttctccctcATCCTTTCTCTCCCAATCCTCTTCCTTCTCGCGCCTCGATTCATCCCTTCAAGGCCGCAATCCATTCCAATCCAGCCACCTGATGAACACGACGATCTGTTCCTCTTCAGTCGCGCCTCCGCCGGATCTAATGCTAACAATCCATCAACCTTCTCTCATCTCTCTTCCACCAATCCGAAATTGAAGATTGCCTTTCTGTTTCTTACTAATTCCGACCTCCATTTCGCTCCTCTTTGGAGTCGTTTCTTCCCTAATAACTCTGATCTCTACAATGTTTATGTTCATGCCGATCCTTCCGTTAATATTTCGCGCCCTGGCGGCCCTTTTCTAGGGCGTTTTATTGTTTCGAAGCGGACTTATCGTGGTTCTCCAACGCTCATCTCTGCCACGCGCCGCCTTATCGCGACGGCGATGATTGATGATCCGGCTAATGCGTACTTCGCTCTCTTGTCTCAGTATTGTATTCCTCTTCATTCGTTTTCTTATGTCTATaattctctgttttcttcgACGACTTTTGATTCAACCTCCACTGAATCCGAGCTTACCCGGATGGGTGTGCGGATTCGATTCAAGAGTTTTGTGGAGATTGTCTCGAAAGAACGGCATCTCTGGAAGAGGTATAATGCCAGGGGTCGATTCACGATGATGCCTGAGGTCCCGTTTGAGAAATTTCGTGTTGGATCTCAGTTCTTCGTGTTGACTAGAAAACACGCATTGGTGGTTGTTAATGATCGGACGTTGTGGAAGAAATTTAGGATTCCTTGCCGAAGTTCTGATGATTGTTACCCTGAAGAACACTATTTTCCAACTCTTCTTTCGATGAAGGATCTGAGTGGCTGCACACAGTACACGCTAACTCGGGTTAATTGGACTGGAACTGCTAATGGGCATCCTTATACTTATCGGAGTTCAGAAGTTTCTCCGAAGCTTATTCATCAGCTACGGAAATCGAATTATTCAGAATCTTACTTGTTTGCCCGGAAATTCACACCGGATTGCTTGAGACCGCTGATGGGTATGGCGAAGTCTGTGATTTTCAGAGACTGA